A single region of the Salvia miltiorrhiza cultivar Shanhuang (shh) chromosome 8, IMPLAD_Smil_shh, whole genome shotgun sequence genome encodes:
- the LOC131001699 gene encoding uncharacterized protein LOC131001699 has protein sequence MTSAVHPPQQALPWPSPVRLASASDLAQNSHLPCFFSEISTPDYTPNRTLILSSWTTTAAVLFGVDGLDASSRRCYSQIPARQQGIAAVIPSARLNREKSMTLAELKKRGCYACTIYILFLDFVYSIDSVGA, from the exons ATGACCTCAGCCGTGCATCCTCCTCAACAGGCTCTGCCATGGCCGAGTCCGGTGAGGTTGGCGTCGGCATCAGACCTTGCCCAAAACTCTCATCTTCCGTGTTTCTTCTCTGAAATTTCAACTCCAGATTATACCCCCAATCGAACCCTAATTCTTTCATCATGGACTACCACCGCTGCTGTCCTCTTCGGTGTAGACGGGCTCGATGCCTCATCGCGCCGTTGTTATAGTCAGATTCCAGCGAGGCAGCAAGGGATCGCCGCCGTCATTCCCTCGGCTCGACTGAACAG GGAAAAGAGTATGACCTTAGCAGAGTTAAAGAAAAGGGGCTGCTATGCGTGTACTatctatattttatttcttgattttgtaTACTCTATTGATAGTGTAGGAGCGTAG